A section of the Falco peregrinus isolate bFalPer1 chromosome 3, bFalPer1.pri, whole genome shotgun sequence genome encodes:
- the DISP3 gene encoding protein dispatched homolog 3 isoform X3, with protein MFEVLDMDTEDDPLLQDAWLDEEDEEVAFSSRKRREGALLCGKSPCRVRPLRVTLPVSGFWNIVGWVFTNPYCAGFILFLGCAIPAVLAVVMFLHYPALDIDISYNAFEIRNHESSQRFDALALALKSQFGSWGRNRRDLADFTSETLQRLIFEQLQQLHLNASRLRVGARVKRSTLEGRMSSPKPHAHLNPGNRTSRIGRGAPRWDYSGTYISTNTQTHAHWRIELIFLARGDSENNIFTTERLVTIHEVERKIMDHPRFREFCWKPHEVLKDLPLGSYSYCSPPSSLMTYFFPTERGGKIYYDGMGQDLADIQGSLELAMTHPEFYWYVDEGLSAENMKSSLLRSEILFGAPLPNYYSVEDRWEEQRRKFQNFVITYVAMLAKQSTSKVQVLYGGTDLFDYEVRRTFNNDMLLAFISSSCIAVLVYILTSCSVFLSFFGIASIGLSCLVALFLYHIVFGIQYLGILNGVAAFVIVGIGVDDVFVFINTYRQATHLKDLRLRMIHTIQTAGKATFFTSLTTAAAYAANIFSQIPAVHDFGLFMSLIVSCCWVAVLFTMPAALGIWTLYVSPLESSCQTSCSQKCTKKSALHLAEDLFIASEVTSRAGRETLPYLDDDIPLLSVEEEPVSLEMGDVPLVSVMPENLQLPAEKSNRGHLIIHLQELLEHWVLWSAVKSRWVIVGLFLLVLLLSIFFASRLQPASRAPVLFRPDTNIQVLLDLKYNLSAEGISCITCSGLFQEKPHSLQNNIRTSLEKKKRGSGSPWGSKGSISDTGQQDLQGTVYISKSRSKGRPAIYRFSLNASVPAPWQMVSPGDGEVPSFQVYRVPFGNFTRKLTACVSTVGLLKQTSPRKWMMTTLSCDTKRGWKFDFSFYVAAKEQQRTRKLYFAQSHKPPYHGRVCVAPPGCLLSSSPDGPTKGILYVPSEKAAPKAKLSATSGFNPCMNTGCGKPAVRPLVDTGAMVFVVFGIRGVNRTRRPDNHVIGDMGSVIYDDSFDLFKEIGNLCRLCKAIASNTELVKPGGAQCLPSGYSISSFLQMLHPECKNIPEPNLLPGQLSHGAVGVKDGKVQWISMAFESTTYKGKSSFQTYADYLKWETFLQQQLQLFPEGSALRHGFQTCEHWKQIFMEIIGVQSALYGLVLSLVICVAAVAVFTTHILLLLPVLLSILGVVCLVVTIMYWSGWEMGAVEAISLSILVGSSVDYCVHLVEGYLLAGENLPLHQAEDPTACRQWRTVEAVRHVGVAIVSSAVTTVIATVPLFFCIIAPFAKFGKIVALNTGVSILYTLTVSTALLSIMGPGTFTRSRTSCLKAVGGVLLAGLLGLCICLALLKSGFKIPLPNGTAL; from the exons GTGCTGGACATGGACACAGAGGATGACCCCTTGTTACAGGACGCCTGGCTAgatgaggaagatgaagagGTAGCCTTCAGCTCCCGGAAGAGGCGAGAGGGTGCTCTGTTGTGTGGGAAAAGCCCATGCAGAGTCAGGCCACTGCGTGTCACACTGCCCGTGTCTGGCTTCTGGAATATTGTTGGCTGGGTATTTACCAACCCGTACTGCGCTGGCTTCATCCTTTTCCTGGGCTGTGCCATCCCTGCTGTGCTTGCTGTTGTCATGTTCCTCCACTACCCAGCCCTGGATATTGACATCTCCTACAATGCTTTTGAGATTCGCAACCACGAGTCCTCTCAGCGCTTTGATGCACTGGCCTTGGCCCTCAAGTCCCAGTTTGGGTCATGGGGGAGGAACCGCCGGGACTTGGCTGACTTTACCTCTGAAACCCTGCAGAGGCTCATCTttgagcagctccagcagcttcaTCTCAATGCTTCCCGTCTCAGGGTTGGCGCACGGGTCAAGCGCAGCACCTTGGAGGGCAGGATGAGCTCCCCCAAGCCCCATGCCCACCTGAACCCTGGAAACCGGACTTCCCGAATCGGGAGGGGTGCCCCACGCTGGGACTACTCCGGCACTTACATCAgcaccaacacacagacacatgccCACTGGCGCATTGAGCTCATTTTTCTGGCTCGGGGGGACTCTGAAAACAACATCTTCACCACTGAGCGCCTGGTTACCATCCATGAGGTTGAGCGCAAGATCATGGACCACCCTCGCTTCCGGGAGTTCTGCTGGAAGCCCCATGAGGTCCTGAAGGACCTGCCTCTGGGTTCCTACTCCTActgctcccctcccagctctcTTATGACCTACTTCTTCCCCACTGAGAGAGGAGGGAAGATCTACTATGATGGCATGGGACAAGACCTTGCTGATATCCAAG GGTCCCTGGAGCTGGCCATGACCCACCCTGAATTCTACTGGTATGTGGATGAGGGCTTGTCTGCTGAGAACATGAAGAGCTCCCTGCTGCGGAGCGAAATCCTCTTTGGGGCACCACTGCCAAACTACTACTCAGTGGAGGACCGCTGGGAGGAGCAGCGCCGCAAGTTCCAGAACTTTGTCATCACCTATGTGGCCATGCTGGCCAAGCAGTCCACAAG CAAAGTCCAGGTGCTGTATGGAGGAACAGATTTGTTTGACTATGAAGTCAGGAGGACTTTCAACAACGACATGTTGCTGGCCTTcatcagcagcagctgcatagCTGTCTTGGTCTACATCCTTACCTCCTGCTCAG TGTTCCTGTCATTCTTTGGCATTGCCAGTATTGGGCTAAGCTGCCTGGTGGCTCTGTTCCTGTACCACATCGTATTTGGGATCCAGTACCTGGGTATACTCAACGGTGTGGCTGCCTTTGTCATTGTGGGGATTG GGGTTGATGATGTCTTTGTTTTCATCAATACCTATCGCCAAGCAACCCACCTCAAGGACCTGCGACTGCGCATGATCCACACCATCCAGACAGCAGGGAAGGCCACCTTCTTCACTTCCTTGACCACGGCTGCAGCATATGCTGCCAACATCTTCTCTCAG ATCCCAGCCGTGCATGACTTTGGACTCTTCATGTCGCTGAttgtgtcctgctgctgggtAGCTGTGCTCTTCACCATGCCAGCTGCTCTTGGAATATGGACTCTTTATGTGTCCCCACTAGAGAGCTCCTGCCAAACCAG CTGTAGTCAGAAGTGCACCAAAAAGAGTGCCTTGCACCTGGCTGAAGATCTCTTCATTGCCTCAGAGGTCACCtccagagcaggcagagagaCGCTTCCCTATCTTGATGATGACATCCCACTGCTCAGTGTGGAGGAGGAGCCCG TCTCCCTGGAAATGGGGGATGTCCCCTTGGTATCTGTGATGCCAGAAAatctgcagcttcctgcagagAAGAGCAACCGGGGTCACTTGATAATTcatctgcaggagctgctggaacACTGGGTGCTGTGGTCTGCAGTGAAGAGCAGATGGGTGATTGTGG GGctctttctccttgttttgctCCTGTCCATATTCTTTGCTAGCCgcctccagccagccagccgTGCTCCAGTCTTGTTCCGGCCAGACACTAACATCCAGGTGCTGTTAGACCTGAAATACAACCTGAGTGCTGAAGGCATCTCCTGCATTACCTGCTCAG GTTTGTTTCAGGAAAAGCCCCACAGTTTGCAGAACAACATCCGAAcctccttggaaaaaaagaagaggggcTCAGGGTCACCTTGGGGAAGCAAAGGGAGCATAAGTGATACAGGGCAGCAAG atctccAGGGGACTGTCTATATCTCCAAGTCCAGAAGCAAAGGAAGGCCAGCCATCTACAGATTCTCGCTCAATGCCAGTGTCCCTGCCCCCTGGCAGATGGTGTCACCAGGAGACGGGGAGGTGCCTTCATTCCAG GTGTATAGAGTGCCTTTCGGTAACTTCACCAGGAAGCTGACAGCTTGTGTGTCCACAGTAGGGCTGCTTAAGCAGACGAGCCCCAGGAAGTGGATGATGACCACCTTGTCCTGTGACACCAAGAGAGGCTGGAAGTTCGACTTCAGTTTCTACGTGGCCGCCAAGGAGCAGCAGCGAACACG GAAACTGTATTTTGCCCAGTCGCACAAGCCCCCTTACCATGGCCGAGTGTGCGTAGCACCTCCTGGCTGTCTTCTCAGCTCTAGCCCAGACGGACCCACCAAAGGCATCCTCTATGTTCCCAGTGAGAAAG CAGCACCCAAAGCAAAGCTGTCAGCCACTTCTGGATTTAATCCTTGCATGAACACAGGCTGTGGGAAGCCAGCGGTGCGGCCACTGGTGGACACAGGAGCCATGGTGTTTGTAGTGTTTGGGATCAGAGGTGTTAATCGCACGAGACGCCCGGACAACCACGTCATCGGGGACATG GGCAGCGTTATCTATGATGACAGCTTTGACCTCTTCAAAGAGATTGGCAACCTGTGCCGCCTCTGCAAAGCCATTGCCAGCAACACTGAGCTGGTGAAGCCAGGAGGGGCTCAGTGCCTGCCCTCTG gTTACAGCATCTCCTCCTTTCTGCAGATGTTGCACCCTGAGTGCAAGAACATCCCTGAGCCAAACCTGCTGCCTGGACAGCTCTCTCATGGGGCAGTGGGGGTGAAGGATGGGAAGGTGCAGTGGATCTCCATGGCATTTGAATCG ACGACCTACAAAGGGAAATCTTCCTTCCAGACTTATGCTGACTACCTGAAATGGGAGACATTCCTGCAGCAGCAACTCCAGCTCTTCCCCGAGGGCTCAGCTCTCCGGCACGGTTTCCAGACCTGTGAGCACTGGAAGCAGATCTTCATGGAGATTATAG GAGTGCAGAGTGCCCTGTATGGTCTCGTCCTCTCGCTGGTTATTTGTGTGGCTGCAGTGGCGGTGTTCACCACTcacatcctcctcctgctgccagtgctgctcagcatttTAG GGGTGGTCTGCTTGGTGGTGACCATCATGTACTGGTCTGGCTGGGAAATGGGAGCCGTGGAAGCCATTTCGCTCTCCATCCTCGTTGGCTCCTCTGTCGATTACTGTGTGCACTTGGTGGAGGGCTACCTGCTGGCAGGGGAAAACCTGCCACTACACCAGGCAGAG GACCCCACAGCCTGCCGCCAGTGGAGGACAGTTGAAGCGGTCCGTCACGTGGGTGTGGCAATTGTCTCGAGCGCCGTCACCACAGTGATTGCCACCGTCCCGCTGTTCTTCTGCATCATTGCCCCTTTCGCTAAGTTTGGGAAGATTGTGGCCCTCAACACAGGAGTCTCCATCCTGTACACACTAACTGTGAGCACGGCCCTGCTGAGCATCATGGGGCCTGGCACCTTCACCCGCAGCAGGACTTCGTGCCTCAAGGCTGTGGGGGGGGTGCTCCTCGCTGGCCTGCTGGGTCTATGCATCTGCCTCGCCCTCCTGAAGAGTGGATTTAAGATCCCTCTCCCTAACGGGACAGCCCTGTAG
- the DISP3 gene encoding protein dispatched homolog 3 isoform X4: MDTEDDPLLQDAWLDEEDEEVAFSSRKRREGALLCGKSPCRVRPLRVTLPVSGFWNIVGWVFTNPYCAGFILFLGCAIPAVLAVVMFLHYPALDIDISYNAFEIRNHESSQRFDALALALKSQFGSWGRNRRDLADFTSETLQRLIFEQLQQLHLNASRLRVGARVKRSTLEGRMSSPKPHAHLNPGNRTSRIGRGAPRWDYSGTYISTNTQTHAHWRIELIFLARGDSENNIFTTERLVTIHEVERKIMDHPRFREFCWKPHEVLKDLPLGSYSYCSPPSSLMTYFFPTERGGKIYYDGMGQDLADIQGSLELAMTHPEFYWYVDEGLSAENMKSSLLRSEILFGAPLPNYYSVEDRWEEQRRKFQNFVITYVAMLAKQSTSKVQVLYGGTDLFDYEVRRTFNNDMLLAFISSSCIAVLVYILTSCSVFLSFFGIASIGLSCLVALFLYHIVFGIQYLGILNGVAAFVIVGIGVDDVFVFINTYRQATHLKDLRLRMIHTIQTAGKATFFTSLTTAAAYAANIFSQIPAVHDFGLFMSLIVSCCWVAVLFTMPAALGIWTLYVSPLESSCQTSCSQKCTKKSALHLAEDLFIASEVTSRAGRETLPYLDDDIPLLSVEEEPVSLEMGDVPLVSVMPENLQLPAEKSNRGHLIIHLQELLEHWVLWSAVKSRWVIVGLFLLVLLLSIFFASRLQPASRAPVLFRPDTNIQVLLDLKYNLSAEGISCITCSGLFQEKPHSLQNNIRTSLEKKKRGSGSPWGSKGSISDTGQQDLQGTVYISKSRSKGRPAIYRFSLNASVPAPWQMVSPGDGEVPSFQVYRVPFGNFTRKLTACVSTVGLLKQTSPRKWMMTTLSCDTKRGWKFDFSFYVAAKEQQRTRKLYFAQSHKPPYHGRVCVAPPGCLLSSSPDGPTKGILYVPSEKAAPKAKLSATSGFNPCMNTGCGKPAVRPLVDTGAMVFVVFGIRGVNRTRRPDNHVIGDMGSVIYDDSFDLFKEIGNLCRLCKAIASNTELVKPGGAQCLPSGYSISSFLQMLHPECKNIPEPNLLPGQLSHGAVGVKDGKVQWISMAFESTTYKGKSSFQTYADYLKWETFLQQQLQLFPEGSALRHGFQTCEHWKQIFMEIIGVQSALYGLVLSLVICVAAVAVFTTHILLLLPVLLSILGVVCLVVTIMYWSGWEMGAVEAISLSILVGSSVDYCVHLVEGYLLAGENLPLHQAEDPTACRQWRTVEAVRHVGVAIVSSAVTTVIATVPLFFCIIAPFAKFGKIVALNTGVSILYTLTVSTALLSIMGPGTFTRSRTSCLKAVGGVLLAGLLGLCICLALLKSGFKIPLPNGTAL; the protein is encoded by the exons ATGGACACAGAGGATGACCCCTTGTTACAGGACGCCTGGCTAgatgaggaagatgaagagGTAGCCTTCAGCTCCCGGAAGAGGCGAGAGGGTGCTCTGTTGTGTGGGAAAAGCCCATGCAGAGTCAGGCCACTGCGTGTCACACTGCCCGTGTCTGGCTTCTGGAATATTGTTGGCTGGGTATTTACCAACCCGTACTGCGCTGGCTTCATCCTTTTCCTGGGCTGTGCCATCCCTGCTGTGCTTGCTGTTGTCATGTTCCTCCACTACCCAGCCCTGGATATTGACATCTCCTACAATGCTTTTGAGATTCGCAACCACGAGTCCTCTCAGCGCTTTGATGCACTGGCCTTGGCCCTCAAGTCCCAGTTTGGGTCATGGGGGAGGAACCGCCGGGACTTGGCTGACTTTACCTCTGAAACCCTGCAGAGGCTCATCTttgagcagctccagcagcttcaTCTCAATGCTTCCCGTCTCAGGGTTGGCGCACGGGTCAAGCGCAGCACCTTGGAGGGCAGGATGAGCTCCCCCAAGCCCCATGCCCACCTGAACCCTGGAAACCGGACTTCCCGAATCGGGAGGGGTGCCCCACGCTGGGACTACTCCGGCACTTACATCAgcaccaacacacagacacatgccCACTGGCGCATTGAGCTCATTTTTCTGGCTCGGGGGGACTCTGAAAACAACATCTTCACCACTGAGCGCCTGGTTACCATCCATGAGGTTGAGCGCAAGATCATGGACCACCCTCGCTTCCGGGAGTTCTGCTGGAAGCCCCATGAGGTCCTGAAGGACCTGCCTCTGGGTTCCTACTCCTActgctcccctcccagctctcTTATGACCTACTTCTTCCCCACTGAGAGAGGAGGGAAGATCTACTATGATGGCATGGGACAAGACCTTGCTGATATCCAAG GGTCCCTGGAGCTGGCCATGACCCACCCTGAATTCTACTGGTATGTGGATGAGGGCTTGTCTGCTGAGAACATGAAGAGCTCCCTGCTGCGGAGCGAAATCCTCTTTGGGGCACCACTGCCAAACTACTACTCAGTGGAGGACCGCTGGGAGGAGCAGCGCCGCAAGTTCCAGAACTTTGTCATCACCTATGTGGCCATGCTGGCCAAGCAGTCCACAAG CAAAGTCCAGGTGCTGTATGGAGGAACAGATTTGTTTGACTATGAAGTCAGGAGGACTTTCAACAACGACATGTTGCTGGCCTTcatcagcagcagctgcatagCTGTCTTGGTCTACATCCTTACCTCCTGCTCAG TGTTCCTGTCATTCTTTGGCATTGCCAGTATTGGGCTAAGCTGCCTGGTGGCTCTGTTCCTGTACCACATCGTATTTGGGATCCAGTACCTGGGTATACTCAACGGTGTGGCTGCCTTTGTCATTGTGGGGATTG GGGTTGATGATGTCTTTGTTTTCATCAATACCTATCGCCAAGCAACCCACCTCAAGGACCTGCGACTGCGCATGATCCACACCATCCAGACAGCAGGGAAGGCCACCTTCTTCACTTCCTTGACCACGGCTGCAGCATATGCTGCCAACATCTTCTCTCAG ATCCCAGCCGTGCATGACTTTGGACTCTTCATGTCGCTGAttgtgtcctgctgctgggtAGCTGTGCTCTTCACCATGCCAGCTGCTCTTGGAATATGGACTCTTTATGTGTCCCCACTAGAGAGCTCCTGCCAAACCAG CTGTAGTCAGAAGTGCACCAAAAAGAGTGCCTTGCACCTGGCTGAAGATCTCTTCATTGCCTCAGAGGTCACCtccagagcaggcagagagaCGCTTCCCTATCTTGATGATGACATCCCACTGCTCAGTGTGGAGGAGGAGCCCG TCTCCCTGGAAATGGGGGATGTCCCCTTGGTATCTGTGATGCCAGAAAatctgcagcttcctgcagagAAGAGCAACCGGGGTCACTTGATAATTcatctgcaggagctgctggaacACTGGGTGCTGTGGTCTGCAGTGAAGAGCAGATGGGTGATTGTGG GGctctttctccttgttttgctCCTGTCCATATTCTTTGCTAGCCgcctccagccagccagccgTGCTCCAGTCTTGTTCCGGCCAGACACTAACATCCAGGTGCTGTTAGACCTGAAATACAACCTGAGTGCTGAAGGCATCTCCTGCATTACCTGCTCAG GTTTGTTTCAGGAAAAGCCCCACAGTTTGCAGAACAACATCCGAAcctccttggaaaaaaagaagaggggcTCAGGGTCACCTTGGGGAAGCAAAGGGAGCATAAGTGATACAGGGCAGCAAG atctccAGGGGACTGTCTATATCTCCAAGTCCAGAAGCAAAGGAAGGCCAGCCATCTACAGATTCTCGCTCAATGCCAGTGTCCCTGCCCCCTGGCAGATGGTGTCACCAGGAGACGGGGAGGTGCCTTCATTCCAG GTGTATAGAGTGCCTTTCGGTAACTTCACCAGGAAGCTGACAGCTTGTGTGTCCACAGTAGGGCTGCTTAAGCAGACGAGCCCCAGGAAGTGGATGATGACCACCTTGTCCTGTGACACCAAGAGAGGCTGGAAGTTCGACTTCAGTTTCTACGTGGCCGCCAAGGAGCAGCAGCGAACACG GAAACTGTATTTTGCCCAGTCGCACAAGCCCCCTTACCATGGCCGAGTGTGCGTAGCACCTCCTGGCTGTCTTCTCAGCTCTAGCCCAGACGGACCCACCAAAGGCATCCTCTATGTTCCCAGTGAGAAAG CAGCACCCAAAGCAAAGCTGTCAGCCACTTCTGGATTTAATCCTTGCATGAACACAGGCTGTGGGAAGCCAGCGGTGCGGCCACTGGTGGACACAGGAGCCATGGTGTTTGTAGTGTTTGGGATCAGAGGTGTTAATCGCACGAGACGCCCGGACAACCACGTCATCGGGGACATG GGCAGCGTTATCTATGATGACAGCTTTGACCTCTTCAAAGAGATTGGCAACCTGTGCCGCCTCTGCAAAGCCATTGCCAGCAACACTGAGCTGGTGAAGCCAGGAGGGGCTCAGTGCCTGCCCTCTG gTTACAGCATCTCCTCCTTTCTGCAGATGTTGCACCCTGAGTGCAAGAACATCCCTGAGCCAAACCTGCTGCCTGGACAGCTCTCTCATGGGGCAGTGGGGGTGAAGGATGGGAAGGTGCAGTGGATCTCCATGGCATTTGAATCG ACGACCTACAAAGGGAAATCTTCCTTCCAGACTTATGCTGACTACCTGAAATGGGAGACATTCCTGCAGCAGCAACTCCAGCTCTTCCCCGAGGGCTCAGCTCTCCGGCACGGTTTCCAGACCTGTGAGCACTGGAAGCAGATCTTCATGGAGATTATAG GAGTGCAGAGTGCCCTGTATGGTCTCGTCCTCTCGCTGGTTATTTGTGTGGCTGCAGTGGCGGTGTTCACCACTcacatcctcctcctgctgccagtgctgctcagcatttTAG GGGTGGTCTGCTTGGTGGTGACCATCATGTACTGGTCTGGCTGGGAAATGGGAGCCGTGGAAGCCATTTCGCTCTCCATCCTCGTTGGCTCCTCTGTCGATTACTGTGTGCACTTGGTGGAGGGCTACCTGCTGGCAGGGGAAAACCTGCCACTACACCAGGCAGAG GACCCCACAGCCTGCCGCCAGTGGAGGACAGTTGAAGCGGTCCGTCACGTGGGTGTGGCAATTGTCTCGAGCGCCGTCACCACAGTGATTGCCACCGTCCCGCTGTTCTTCTGCATCATTGCCCCTTTCGCTAAGTTTGGGAAGATTGTGGCCCTCAACACAGGAGTCTCCATCCTGTACACACTAACTGTGAGCACGGCCCTGCTGAGCATCATGGGGCCTGGCACCTTCACCCGCAGCAGGACTTCGTGCCTCAAGGCTGTGGGGGGGGTGCTCCTCGCTGGCCTGCTGGGTCTATGCATCTGCCTCGCCCTCCTGAAGAGTGGATTTAAGATCCCTCTCCCTAACGGGACAGCCCTGTAG